One part of the Pecten maximus chromosome 1, xPecMax1.1, whole genome shotgun sequence genome encodes these proteins:
- the LOC117330317 gene encoding flocculation protein FLO11-like, with translation MELFSPLFSVAVLIFVIFGSRTAAATTTSTIGSSSATSTPSSTPDHSASLMSSTTGSSGDIGSSTSLSSKPDFSVTSLSSSADHSTSLSSKTADPSTNLPSSTSDSSASLPSSTSYPSTTLPSSTSNPSTDLPSSTSDSSASLPSSTSYPSTTLPSSTSNPSTNLPSSTSDSSTSLPSSTSDSSTNLPSSTSDPSTTLPSSTTNPSTNLPSSTSYSSTSLPSSTSDSSTNLPSSTSDSSTNLPSSTSDSSTNLPSSTSDSSTTLPSSTTNPSTNLPSSTSDSSANLPPSTVDSSTSTLTSLPTVTVSSPSTAPSQSIPQSTVTSTTTTTKLTTVSLSSPTITTHHSISSTAISPAASTITDHSLASSTTRTQTTSKLQSTTPKSSSSVPTISSPIITKTSSSTPTTPSTSTISSSAPTTPSTSTISSSAPTTPSTSTISSSAPTTPSKITTPSSSAPTTPPTSTTSSSAPTTPSTITMTSESASTTPSTTKTTSSSTPTDSSTTTAASSTTTSAKPEMTTGISTSRLTPITSGHQSSLFTSRQTGDMVNTTRITTMPGPPDYSRGKGSRINCSVLTGVVLLLVYMCLT, from the exons ATGGAGTTGTTTTCCCCTTTGTTTTCCGTGGCTGTTTtgatatttgtcatttttg GTTCTAgaacagcagcagcaacaacaacatcTACAATAGGAAGCAGTTCAGCGACAAGTACGCCATCATCAACACCTGATCATTCAGCCAGTTTGATGTCCTCAACGACTGGTTCCTCTGGTGATATAGGGTCTTCAACATCACTGTCCTCAAAACCAGACTTTTCTGTAACCTCTTTATCCTCTTCAGCAGATCATTCAACAAGTTTATCATCCAAAACAGCAGATCCATCAACGAATTTACCGTCCTCAACATCAGATTCTTCAGCGAGTTTACCGTCCTCAACATCATATCCTTCAACAACTTTACCGTCCTCAACATCAAACCCTTCAACGGATTTACCATCCTCAACATCAGATTCTTCAGCGAGTTTACCGTCCTCAACATCATATCCTTCAACAACTTTACCGTCCTCAACATCAAACCCTTCAACGAATTTACCATCCTCAACATCAGATTCTTCAACGAGTTTACCGTCCTCAACATCAGATTCTTCAACGAATTTACCGTCCTCAACATCAGATCCTTCAACAACTTTACCGTCCTCAACAACAAACCCTTCAACGAATTTACCGTCCTCAACATCATATTCTTCAACGAGTTTACCGTCCTCAACATCAGATTCTTCAACGAATTTACCGTCCTCAACATCAGATTCTTCAACGAATTTACCGTCCTCAACATCAGATTCTTCAACGAATTTACCATCCTCAACATCAGATTCTTCAACAACTTTACCGTCCTCAACAACAAACCCTTCAACGAATTTACCATCCTCAACATCAGATTCTTCAGCGAATTTACCGCCCTCAACAGTAGATTCTTCAACGTCAACACTCACTTCTCTGCCAACTGTTACTGTGTCTTCTCCTTCGACAGCTCCGTCTCAATCGATACCTCAATCTACAGTAACTTccacaacaactacaactaaactgacaacagTATCATTGTCATCGCCAACTATAACTACACATCACTCGATTTCATCTACAGCCATTTCACCTGCAGCGTCAACTATAACAGATCATAGTTTAGCTTCTTCGACAACTCGCACTCAAACGACATCTAAACTTCAATCAACTACACCCAAGAGCTCTTCATCTGTACCTACAATTTCATCTCCGATAATAACAAAGACCTCTTCATCTACACCAACAACTCCGTCGACAAGCACAATCTCTTCATCTGCGCCAACAACTCCGTCGACAAGCACAATCTCTTCATCTGCACCAACAACTCCGTCGACAAGCACAATCTCTTCGTCTGCGCCAACAACTCCGTCGAAAATTACAACGCCCTCTTCATCTGCACCAACAACTCCGCCAACAAGCACGACCTCTTCATCTGCACCAACAACTCCTTCGACAATCACAATGACCTCAGAATCTGCATCAACAACTCCGTCGACAACCAAAACGACCTCTTCGTCTACACCAACTGATTCgtcaacaacaacagcagctaGTTCTACTACAACATCGGCCAAACCAGAAATGACAACAGGTATATCTACTTCAAGACTTACGCCGATAACATCCGGTCATCAGTCTTCACTTTTTACATCGCGCCAGACTGGTGATATGGTCAATACGACAAGGATTACTACGATGCCCGGACCACCAGATTACTCCAGAGGCAAG GGATCCAGGATAAATTGTTCAGTGCTGACGGGAGTGGTGCTTCTACTTGTTTACATGTGTCTTACATAG